From Panicum hallii strain FIL2 chromosome 2, PHallii_v3.1, whole genome shotgun sequence, a single genomic window includes:
- the LOC112882284 gene encoding squamosa promoter-binding-like protein 18 isoform X2, whose amino-acid sequence MDWDLKMPVSWDLADLEHDAVPAIAAATAAPPAAASSGIAAAAAAAAAAASARGAPSRAECSVDLKLGGLGEFGAADRMKEPAAPVPAGAATAPAVVPSASPMKRPRSGASGAGGAQCPSCAVDGCKADLSKCRDYHRRHKVCEAHSKTPVVVVAGREMRFCQQCSRFHLLAEFDDAKRSCRKRLDGHNRRRRKPQPDTMNSGSFMTSQQGTRFSSFPAPRPEPSWSGVIKSEDSSYYTHHQVLSTRPHFAGSTSSYSKEGRRFPFLQDGDQVSFSAGAAALEVSTVCQPLLKTVAPPPESSSSNKIFSDGLTPVLDSDCALSLLSSPANSSSVDVSRMVQPTEHIPMAQPLVPSLHPQQQQQQQHHQFGGSPGWFACSQAGSSGVASAAGAGGFACPPSVESEQLNTVLVVPSSDGHEMNYHGIFHVGGEGSSDGTSPSLPFSWQ is encoded by the exons ATGGATTGGGATCTCAAGATGCCGGTGTCCTGGGACCTGGCCGACCTGGAGCACGACGCCGTGCCGGCCATTGCCGCCGCAACGGCAGCGCCTCCCGCCGCGGCGTCGTCGggcattgccgccgccgccgcggctgcggccgcggcggcgtcggccCGCGGGGCGCCGAGCCGGGCGGAGTGCTCCGTCGACCTCAAGCTCGGCGGGCTGGGCGAGTTCGGCGCCGCGGACCGGATGAAGGAGCCGGCGGCGCCGGTGCCGGCTGGGGCGGCTACAGCGCCGGCGGTGGTTCCGTCCGCGAGCCCGATGAAGCGCCCGCGCTCGGGTGccagcggcgccggcggggcgcAGTGCCCGTCGTGCGCGGTGGACGGCTGCAAGGCCGACCTCAGCAAGTGCCGCGactaccaccgccgccacaaGGTCTGCGAGGCGCACTCCAAGAcgcccgtcgtcgtcgtcgccggccgCGAGATGCGCTTCTGCCAACAGTGCAGCAG GTTTCACTTACTTGCGGAGTTTGATGACGCTAAACGTAGCTGTAGAAAGAGGCTTGATGGGCACAACCGGCGTCGCAGGAAGCCACAGCCAGATACCATGAACTCTGGGAGCTTTATGACAAGTCAGCAAG GGACAAGGTTCTCGTCGTTCCCGGCTCCAAGGCCGGAACCAAGCTGGTCAGGGGTCATCAAATCCGAGGACAGTTCATACTACACGCACCACCAGGTCCTCAGCACGAGGCCGCACTTCGCCGGCTCGACGTCGTCCTACTCCAAGGAGGGGCGGCGCTTCCCGTTCCTCCAGGACGGCGACCAGGTCAGCTtcagcgcgggcgcggcggcgctggaggtctCCACGGTGTGCCAGCCCCTCCTCAAGACGGTGGCCCCGCCGCCcgagagcagcagcagcaacaagatCTTCTCCGACGGGCTGACCCCCGTGCTCGACTCGGATTGTGCTCTCTCTCTTCTGTCATCCCCCGCCAACTCCTCCAGCGTCGACGTCAGCCGCATGGTCCAGCCGACGGAGCACATCCCCATGGCGCAGCCCCTCGTCCCCAGCCTacacccgcagcagcagcagcagcagcagcaccatcAGTTCGGCGGCTCCCCCGGCTGGTTCGCCTGCTCGCAGGCCGGCTCCAGCGgcgtcgcctccgccgccggcgccggcgggttCGCCTGCCCGCCCAGCGTGGAGAGCGAGCAGCTGAACACCGTCCTGGTGGTCCCCAGCTCCGACGGCCACGAGATGAACTACCACGGCATCTTCcacgtcggcggcgagggctcCTCCGACGGGACGTCCCCGTCGCTCCCGTTCTCGTGGCAGTAG
- the LOC112882284 gene encoding squamosa promoter-binding-like protein 18 isoform X1, which translates to MDWDLKMPVSWDLADLEHDAVPAIAAATAAPPAAASSGIAAAAAAAAAAASARGAPSRAECSVDLKLGGLGEFGAADRMKEPAAPVPAGAATAPAVVPSASPMKRPRSGASGAGGAQCPSCAVDGCKADLSKCRDYHRRHKVCEAHSKTPVVVVAGREMRFCQQCSRFHLLAEFDDAKRSCRKRLDGHNRRRRKPQPDTMNSGSFMTSQQGLFSSAGTRFSSFPAPRPEPSWSGVIKSEDSSYYTHHQVLSTRPHFAGSTSSYSKEGRRFPFLQDGDQVSFSAGAAALEVSTVCQPLLKTVAPPPESSSSNKIFSDGLTPVLDSDCALSLLSSPANSSSVDVSRMVQPTEHIPMAQPLVPSLHPQQQQQQQHHQFGGSPGWFACSQAGSSGVASAAGAGGFACPPSVESEQLNTVLVVPSSDGHEMNYHGIFHVGGEGSSDGTSPSLPFSWQ; encoded by the exons ATGGATTGGGATCTCAAGATGCCGGTGTCCTGGGACCTGGCCGACCTGGAGCACGACGCCGTGCCGGCCATTGCCGCCGCAACGGCAGCGCCTCCCGCCGCGGCGTCGTCGggcattgccgccgccgccgcggctgcggccgcggcggcgtcggccCGCGGGGCGCCGAGCCGGGCGGAGTGCTCCGTCGACCTCAAGCTCGGCGGGCTGGGCGAGTTCGGCGCCGCGGACCGGATGAAGGAGCCGGCGGCGCCGGTGCCGGCTGGGGCGGCTACAGCGCCGGCGGTGGTTCCGTCCGCGAGCCCGATGAAGCGCCCGCGCTCGGGTGccagcggcgccggcggggcgcAGTGCCCGTCGTGCGCGGTGGACGGCTGCAAGGCCGACCTCAGCAAGTGCCGCGactaccaccgccgccacaaGGTCTGCGAGGCGCACTCCAAGAcgcccgtcgtcgtcgtcgccggccgCGAGATGCGCTTCTGCCAACAGTGCAGCAG GTTTCACTTACTTGCGGAGTTTGATGACGCTAAACGTAGCTGTAGAAAGAGGCTTGATGGGCACAACCGGCGTCGCAGGAAGCCACAGCCAGATACCATGAACTCTGGGAGCTTTATGACAAGTCAGCAAG GCTTGTTTTCGAGTGCAGGGACAAGGTTCTCGTCGTTCCCGGCTCCAAGGCCGGAACCAAGCTGGTCAGGGGTCATCAAATCCGAGGACAGTTCATACTACACGCACCACCAGGTCCTCAGCACGAGGCCGCACTTCGCCGGCTCGACGTCGTCCTACTCCAAGGAGGGGCGGCGCTTCCCGTTCCTCCAGGACGGCGACCAGGTCAGCTtcagcgcgggcgcggcggcgctggaggtctCCACGGTGTGCCAGCCCCTCCTCAAGACGGTGGCCCCGCCGCCcgagagcagcagcagcaacaagatCTTCTCCGACGGGCTGACCCCCGTGCTCGACTCGGATTGTGCTCTCTCTCTTCTGTCATCCCCCGCCAACTCCTCCAGCGTCGACGTCAGCCGCATGGTCCAGCCGACGGAGCACATCCCCATGGCGCAGCCCCTCGTCCCCAGCCTacacccgcagcagcagcagcagcagcagcaccatcAGTTCGGCGGCTCCCCCGGCTGGTTCGCCTGCTCGCAGGCCGGCTCCAGCGgcgtcgcctccgccgccggcgccggcgggttCGCCTGCCCGCCCAGCGTGGAGAGCGAGCAGCTGAACACCGTCCTGGTGGTCCCCAGCTCCGACGGCCACGAGATGAACTACCACGGCATCTTCcacgtcggcggcgagggctcCTCCGACGGGACGTCCCCGTCGCTCCCGTTCTCGTGGCAGTAG
- the LOC112882285 gene encoding MADS-box transcription factor 8 isoform X2 translates to MGRGRVELKRIENKINRQVTFAKRRNGLLKKAYELSVLCDAEVALIIFSNRGKLYEFCSGQSITKTLERYQKSSYGGPDTVIQNKENELVQSSRNEYLKLKARVENLQRTQRNLLGEDLGTLGIKELEQLEKQLDSSLRHIRSTRTQHMLDQLTDLQRREHMLCEANKCLRRKLEETSSQVHGQQVWEHGANLLGYERQSPQQGPSHVSNGFFHPLEVAPEPTLQIGFAPEHMNNFMPTWLP, encoded by the exons ATGGGGAGGGGGCGGGTGGAGCTGAAGCGGATCGAGAACAAGATCAACCGCCAGGTCACCTTCGCCAAGCGCCGCAACGGCCTGCTCAAGAAGGCGTACGAGCTCTCCGTGCTCTGCGACGCCGAGGTCGCGCTCATCATCTTCTCCAACCGCGGCAAGCTCTACGAGTTCTGCAGCGGGCAGAG CATCACCAAAACACTTGAGAGGTACCAAAAATCCAGTTATGGTGGACCAGATACTGTGATACAGAACAAGGAGAATGAG TTAGTGCAAAGCAGTCGCAACGAGTACCTCAAACTGAAAGCAAGGGTGGAAAATTTACAGAGGACTCAGAG AAATTTGCTCGGTGAAGATCTTGGGACACTTGGCATCAAAGAGCTTGAGCAGCTTGAGAAGCAACTTGATTCATCCTTAAGGCACATAAGATCCACAAGG ACACAGCATATGCTTGATCAGCTCACTGATCTTCAGAGGAGG GAGCATATGCTGTGCGAAGCAAATAAGTGCCTTAGAAGAAAG CTGGAGGAGACCAGCAGCCAAGTGCATGGGCAGCAGGTGTGGGAGCACGGTGCCAACTTGCTTGGCTACGAGCGGCAGTCCCCACAGCAGGGCCCGTCGCATGTTAGCAACGGATTCTTTCATCCCCTGGAAGTTGCCCCCGAGCCAACCCTGCAGATTGG GTTCGCTCCTGAGCATATGAACAACTTCATGCCTACATGGCTACCCTGA
- the LOC112882285 gene encoding MADS-box transcription factor 8 isoform X1 → MGRGRVELKRIENKINRQVTFAKRRNGLLKKAYELSVLCDAEVALIIFSNRGKLYEFCSGQSSITKTLERYQKSSYGGPDTVIQNKENELVQSSRNEYLKLKARVENLQRTQRNLLGEDLGTLGIKELEQLEKQLDSSLRHIRSTRTQHMLDQLTDLQRREHMLCEANKCLRRKLEETSSQVHGQQVWEHGANLLGYERQSPQQGPSHVSNGFFHPLEVAPEPTLQIGFAPEHMNNFMPTWLP, encoded by the exons ATGGGGAGGGGGCGGGTGGAGCTGAAGCGGATCGAGAACAAGATCAACCGCCAGGTCACCTTCGCCAAGCGCCGCAACGGCCTGCTCAAGAAGGCGTACGAGCTCTCCGTGCTCTGCGACGCCGAGGTCGCGCTCATCATCTTCTCCAACCGCGGCAAGCTCTACGAGTTCTGCAGCGGGCAGAG CAGCATCACCAAAACACTTGAGAGGTACCAAAAATCCAGTTATGGTGGACCAGATACTGTGATACAGAACAAGGAGAATGAG TTAGTGCAAAGCAGTCGCAACGAGTACCTCAAACTGAAAGCAAGGGTGGAAAATTTACAGAGGACTCAGAG AAATTTGCTCGGTGAAGATCTTGGGACACTTGGCATCAAAGAGCTTGAGCAGCTTGAGAAGCAACTTGATTCATCCTTAAGGCACATAAGATCCACAAGG ACACAGCATATGCTTGATCAGCTCACTGATCTTCAGAGGAGG GAGCATATGCTGTGCGAAGCAAATAAGTGCCTTAGAAGAAAG CTGGAGGAGACCAGCAGCCAAGTGCATGGGCAGCAGGTGTGGGAGCACGGTGCCAACTTGCTTGGCTACGAGCGGCAGTCCCCACAGCAGGGCCCGTCGCATGTTAGCAACGGATTCTTTCATCCCCTGGAAGTTGCCCCCGAGCCAACCCTGCAGATTGG GTTCGCTCCTGAGCATATGAACAACTTCATGCCTACATGGCTACCCTGA
- the LOC112883600 gene encoding uncharacterized protein LOC112883600 isoform X1, with the protein MRPAAAAAEADAHQSRLLYELCALLLTVLRASPEGGGVAAARPLLPRQVTPAGVASMLLGASMALMLCGSVTFMLGFFLMPWVVGLGCVFLFVGFVTNLSGIWRAILLWPAAACAASTKEASSSPCLKGQIFSKPPFIPM; encoded by the exons ATgaggccagcggcggcggcggcggaggcggacgcGCACCAGTCGCGGCTGCTCTACGAGCTCTGCGCGCTCCTGCTGACGGTCCTCCGGGCGTcgccggagggcggcggggtcgcggcggcgcggccgctgcTGCCGCGGCAGGTGACGCCCGCCGGGGTGGCGTCCATGCTGCTGGGTGCGTCCATGGCGCTCATGCTCTGCGGCTCGGTCACCTTCATGCTGGGATTCTTCCTCATGCCCTGGGTCGTTGGGCTCGGATGCGTCTTCCTCTTCGTCGGCTTCGTCACCAACCTCTCCGGGATCTGGAGGGCCATCCTCCTCTGGCCCGCCGCCGCGTGCGCCGCCTCGACCAAGGAGGCCTCGTCCTCCCCAT GCCTAAAGG GGCAAATATTTTCCAAGCCTCCTTTCATACCGATGTGA
- the LOC112883600 gene encoding uncharacterized protein LOC112883600 isoform X2 has translation MRPAAAAAEADAHQSRLLYELCALLLTVLRASPEGGGVAAARPLLPRQVTPAGVASMLLGASMALMLCGSVTFMLGFFLMPWVVGLGCVFLFVGFVTNLSGIWRAILLWPAAACAASTKEASSSPWQIFSKPPFIPM, from the exons ATgaggccagcggcggcggcggcggaggcggacgcGCACCAGTCGCGGCTGCTCTACGAGCTCTGCGCGCTCCTGCTGACGGTCCTCCGGGCGTcgccggagggcggcggggtcgcggcggcgcggccgctgcTGCCGCGGCAGGTGACGCCCGCCGGGGTGGCGTCCATGCTGCTGGGTGCGTCCATGGCGCTCATGCTCTGCGGCTCGGTCACCTTCATGCTGGGATTCTTCCTCATGCCCTGGGTCGTTGGGCTCGGATGCGTCTTCCTCTTCGTCGGCTTCGTCACCAACCTCTCCGGGATCTGGAGGGCCATCCTCCTCTGGCCCGCCGCCGCGTGCGCCGCCTCGACCAAGGAGGCCTCGTCCTCCCCAT GGCAAATATTTTCCAAGCCTCCTTTCATACCGATGTGA
- the LOC112881748 gene encoding nuclear transport factor 2-like yields MDPDGVARAFVDHYYTTFDTNRAALVGLYQEGSMLTFEGDKYMGAAAITQKLTSLPFAACKHQVTTVDCLPSGPAGGMLVFVSGALQVGEGEHPLKFSQMFHLMPVGPGNFYVQNDMFRLNYG; encoded by the exons ATGGACCCCGACGGCGTGGCGAGGGCGTTCGTGGACCACTACTACACGACGTTCGACACCAACCGGGCGGCGCTGGTGGGGCTCTACCAGGAGGGCTCCATGCTCACCTTCGAGGGCGACAAGTACATGGGCGCCGCCGCTATTACGCAAAAGCTCACCTCCCTTCCGTTCGCTGCGTGCAAGCACCAGGTTACCACCGTCGACTGCCTGCCGTCCGGCCCCGCCGGCGGCATGCTCGTCTTCGTCTCCGGCGCACTGCAGGTCGGCGAGGGCGAGCACCCCCTCAAGTTCTCCCAG ATGTTCCATTTGATGCCAGTTGGACCGGGGAATTTCTACGTGCAGAACGACATGTTCCGCCTGAACTATGGCTAA
- the LOC112880377 gene encoding peroxidase 55-like: MQKAMERRRRCGNSLAVVALALVAAMLPSGEAKLSPDYYRSTCPDVEATVRAVVAKKVKETFVTVPATLRLFFHDCFVEGCDASVIIVSRDNDAEKDAPDNVSLAGDGFDTVVRAKAEVEKECPGVVSCADILAIAARDVVAMSSGPHWDVELGRLDGLVSKAGSVAGRLPGPDMRVGDLAALFSRHNLTTLDMVALSGAHTVGFSHCTRFTGRLYRHGAVGDGDGARTVDPSYDPAYARQLMEACPPDVGATIAVDMDPVTPTAFDNAYYGSLARGMGLFTSDQALYSDGASRPAVRDFAENQTRFFEAFKDAMVKLGRVGVKTGRDGEIRRDCTAFNK; encoded by the exons ATGCAGAAGGCCATGGAGAGACGGAGAAGATGCGGGAACTCGCTCGCCGTTGTAGCGCTGGCCCTGGTGGCAGCAATGCTGCCGTCCGGCGAGGCGAAGCTGTCCCCAGACTACTACCGGTCGACGTGCCCGGACGTCGAGGCGACCGTGCGGGcggtggtggccaagaaggtcAAGGAGACCTTCGTCACGGTCCCGGCCACGCTCAGGCTCTTCTTCCACGACTGCTTCGTCGAG GGCTGTGACGCGTCGGTCATCATCGTGTCCCGCGACAACGACGCCGAGAAGGACGCCCCGGACAACGTGTCCCTCGCCGGCGACGGCTTCGACACCGTGGTGCGCGCCAAGGCCGAGGTCGAGAAGGAGTGCCCCGGCGTCGTCTCGTGCGCCGACatcctcgccatcgccgccaggGACGTCGTCGCCATG TCTTCTGGCCCGCACTGGGACGTCGAGCTCGGCCGGCTGGACGGCCTCGTCTCCAAGGCCGGCAGCGTCGCGGGCAGGCTGCCGGGGCCGGACATGCGCGTCGGGGACCTCGCCGCCCTGTTCTCCAGGCACAACCTCACCACGCTCGACATGGTCGCGCTCTCGGGCGCGCACACCGTCGGGTTCTCGCACTGCACCCGCTTCACGGGCCGCCTCTACCGCCACGGCGccgtcggcgacggcgacggcgcgcgcaCGGTGGACCCGTCGTACGATCCCGCGTACGCGCGGCAGCTCATGGAGGCGTGTCCGCCTGACGTCGGCGCGACCATCGCCGTCGACATGGATCCGGTCACCCCGACCGCCTTCGACAACGCCTACTACGGCAGCCTCGCCCGCGGGATGGGCCTGTTCACCTCCGACCAGGCGCTGTACAGCGACGGCGCGTCGCGGCCGGCGGTCAGGGACTTCGCCGAGAACCAGACGCGCTTCTTCGAGGCGTTCAAGGATGCCATGGTCAAGCTGGGCAGAGTTGGGGTGAAGACCGGCAGGGATGGGGAGATCAGGAGAGACTGCACCGCATTCAACAAGTAG